A single Halarcobacter anaerophilus DNA region contains:
- a CDS encoding TIGR01212 family radical SAM protein (This family includes YhcC from E. coli K-12, an uncharacterized radical SAM protein.), which translates to MTISLQNNNISIKNQKTKEVLTIGRYFKKKFKQKVYKTPISISGFTCPNIDGTVAKGGCSFCENDSFSPNLQERKPSFKLNPRVDKNPFLDKQLMQLEMQFNATKQRLENKFGAKKFIVYFQSFTNTYAPLETLKALYTKALSFDNVIGLSIGTRTDCMTDEILDFLEELSKDKEIWVEYGIQSFYDNTLERINRGDDSSNIKKWITKTKQRGLNVCGHLIYGLPDETQEMMLNTFKQTVELKVDSIKFHPLYVVKNTLLTKEYKRGQFTPITEDLYVDTVVKSIKNLPEGISVQRVTAGIEDSSLLAPLWCKNKHNQIKKIRKALLKEGLKY; encoded by the coding sequence GTGACTATTTCGTTACAAAATAACAATATTTCTATAAAAAATCAGAAAACAAAAGAAGTACTTACCATAGGTAGGTACTTTAAAAAAAAGTTTAAACAAAAAGTTTATAAAACACCTATTTCAATTTCAGGATTTACTTGTCCTAATATTGACGGTACTGTTGCCAAAGGTGGATGCAGTTTTTGCGAAAACGATTCCTTTTCTCCAAATTTACAAGAGAGAAAACCAAGCTTCAAATTAAATCCCAGAGTCGATAAAAATCCTTTTTTAGATAAACAGCTTATGCAGTTAGAGATGCAGTTTAATGCAACAAAACAAAGATTGGAAAATAAATTCGGTGCAAAAAAATTCATAGTCTATTTCCAATCTTTTACAAATACTTATGCTCCTCTTGAAACTTTAAAAGCTCTGTATACAAAAGCTCTTAGTTTTGATAATGTAATCGGTTTATCAATCGGTACAAGAACTGATTGTATGACAGATGAGATATTAGACTTTTTAGAAGAGTTGTCAAAAGATAAGGAGATTTGGGTTGAGTATGGAATACAATCTTTTTACGATAATACTTTAGAAAGAATAAACAGAGGAGATGACTCTTCAAATATTAAAAAGTGGATTACAAAAACAAAACAAAGAGGTTTGAATGTTTGCGGACATTTAATCTACGGACTTCCCGATGAAACTCAGGAAATGATGCTAAACACTTTTAAACAGACAGTTGAGTTAAAAGTTGATTCAATAAAGTTTCATCCTTTGTATGTAGTTAAAAATACACTTCTTACAAAAGAGTATAAAAGAGGTCAATTTACTCCAATAACAGAAGATTTATATGTGGATACGGTTGTAAAATCAATTAAAAATCTACCTGAGGGAATCTCTGTTCAAAGAGTAACGGCAGGAATAGAAGACAGCTCTCTTCTAGCACCTCTTTGGTGTAAAAATAAACATAATCAAATAAAAAAAATAAGAAAAGCCTTATTAAAAGAGGGATTAAAATACTAA
- a CDS encoding LysR family transcriptional regulator, whose product MLTDFAKLETFLTVVREKSFSKASAKLGISQPAVTQQMKFIEDYLDVQVVDRKKNGIRLTKEGQMLYSIAQKIERCVNNAEKELLKIMNKDVTFVFGASFIIGNYILPRFLNNLKENINNDVSINVSVSHKAIEDLLDKKIDMALVENYIPDENIIYREWMDDEIVIFSNQELPAKAKADDLLSYKWVCRNPDSHTRLIFKESLDRANYPDCDTFDVTSEVTSATTIVQTVLHSDKNERPTVSIVSRNAIESLLKAGALYESRIGNHKMSRKLYIAYRKDRKHDAFIENVVDYLLKVK is encoded by the coding sequence ATGTTAACAGATTTTGCAAAATTAGAGACTTTTTTAACAGTAGTAAGAGAGAAATCTTTTTCTAAAGCATCTGCAAAATTAGGCATATCACAACCGGCAGTAACTCAACAAATGAAATTTATTGAAGACTACTTAGATGTGCAGGTTGTAGATAGAAAGAAAAACGGTATTAGACTTACAAAAGAGGGTCAAATGCTATATTCTATTGCACAAAAAATTGAAAGATGCGTAAACAATGCAGAGAAAGAGTTACTTAAAATAATGAACAAAGATGTTACTTTTGTATTTGGAGCTTCATTTATAATCGGAAATTATATTTTGCCTAGATTTTTAAATAATCTAAAAGAGAATATCAACAATGATGTATCAATAAATGTTTCAGTTTCTCATAAAGCTATTGAAGATTTATTAGATAAAAAAATTGATATGGCATTGGTTGAAAACTATATCCCTGACGAGAATATAATATATAGAGAATGGATGGATGATGAAATCGTAATATTCTCAAATCAAGAGCTGCCTGCTAAAGCTAAAGCCGATGATTTATTATCTTATAAATGGGTATGTAGAAATCCGGATTCTCATACAAGACTTATTTTTAAAGAGTCTTTAGACAGAGCAAATTATCCCGATTGTGACACTTTTGATGTTACAAGTGAAGTTACAAGTGCAACAACTATTGTTCAAACAGTTTTACACTCTGACAAAAACGAAAGACCGACAGTTTCAATCGTATCAAGAAATGCTATTGAATCACTTCTTAAAGCCGGTGCTTTATATGAATCAAGAATCGGTAATCATAAGATGTCGAGAAAACTTTATATTGCTTACAGAAAAGATAGAAAACATGACGCATTTATTGAAAATGTCGTAGACTATCTGTTAAAAGTAAAATAA
- a CDS encoding ATP-dependent helicase, whose amino-acid sequence MSENFLNSLNKSQQIAAQHIDGALLILAGAGSGKTKTITTRLAYLISIGIDPSSILTLTFTNKAATEMRERAFSMIDPNMINTPPLLCTFHKFGLLFLKFYMTELGRKNSFIIIDNDDKKRILKSIDKEITTSLLVSEISKYKNTLLTPSEAKAAAQLKLYQQIADIYEKYEAYLLKNNLVDFDDLLLLPYLILEKNEQLAKQISEKYQYVMVDEYQDTNELQYKLLRKLCFTHENLCVVGDDDQSIYGWRGATIKNILNFADNFKDTKVIKLEENYRSTDTILEHANQLIEHNRDRLGKKLIGTRQKGDSVKVYESQDETEETRKIIDDIKKLIIEGESAKDIAILFRVNALSRSLEEGFNKAGINYKLIGGMKFYERAEIKDLIAYFRILTNSTDNFSFKRVVNKPKRGIGKTTIEKLDAKSIELKKPIFSIIEESSPEELTAIVGKKNSRTLKVFIASIMDLRDTLEESKMRFLDLFEDTFDYRASFDSVPDGFDRQANIDEFYGYIRDFFIQNPHLNLEDFLNEIALESEQGELNDQAVSMMSIHSSKGLEYKHIFIIGLEEGFFPIIGEGSNIEEERRLGYVAITRAMDRLTLSFVHSRFYKGKRATLLKSRFLSESGLIKGSLTIEKQSSYKKGDLVQHKIFGMGRVQKASKAGKDYKLTINFGGTRRDILSSFVEKI is encoded by the coding sequence ATGTCGGAAAATTTTTTAAATTCACTAAATAAATCACAACAAATTGCGGCACAACATATAGACGGTGCGCTGTTGATTTTAGCAGGTGCAGGTTCAGGGAAAACAAAAACTATTACAACAAGACTCGCTTATTTAATCTCCATAGGAATCGATCCTAGCTCTATTTTGACTCTTACTTTTACGAACAAAGCTGCCACGGAAATGAGAGAAAGAGCTTTTTCAATGATTGATCCTAATATGATAAATACTCCTCCTTTGTTATGTACTTTCCATAAATTCGGTCTGCTTTTTTTAAAATTTTATATGACGGAATTAGGTAGAAAAAACTCTTTTATAATAATTGATAATGATGATAAAAAAAGAATTTTAAAATCTATTGACAAAGAGATTACAACCTCTTTATTGGTATCGGAAATCTCAAAATATAAAAATACTCTTTTAACCCCAAGTGAAGCAAAAGCAGCAGCACAATTAAAACTTTATCAACAAATAGCGGATATATATGAAAAATATGAGGCATACTTATTAAAAAACAATTTGGTAGATTTTGATGATTTACTTCTTCTTCCTTATTTAATTTTGGAGAAGAATGAGCAATTAGCCAAGCAAATAAGTGAAAAATATCAATATGTGATGGTTGATGAGTACCAAGATACGAATGAACTGCAATACAAACTTCTAAGAAAATTATGTTTTACTCATGAAAATTTATGTGTAGTAGGAGATGACGACCAATCAATTTACGGCTGGCGTGGAGCAACCATAAAAAATATTTTGAATTTTGCAGATAACTTTAAAGATACGAAAGTTATAAAACTAGAAGAGAATTATAGATCTACAGATACAATCTTAGAGCATGCTAATCAACTAATAGAACATAACAGAGACCGTTTAGGTAAAAAACTTATAGGAACTAGACAAAAAGGCGACAGCGTAAAAGTTTATGAGTCTCAAGATGAAACTGAAGAGACAAGAAAAATTATAGACGATATAAAAAAACTTATAATAGAAGGTGAATCTGCAAAAGATATAGCAATACTTTTTAGAGTTAATGCCCTTTCAAGATCTTTAGAAGAGGGCTTTAACAAAGCAGGAATCAACTATAAACTAATAGGCGGTATGAAGTTCTACGAAAGAGCGGAGATTAAAGATTTAATCGCATATTTTAGAATATTAACTAATTCAACCGATAATTTCTCTTTTAAAAGAGTAGTAAATAAACCAAAAAGAGGAATCGGAAAAACCACTATAGAAAAACTTGATGCAAAGTCTATTGAGTTAAAAAAACCTATTTTCTCAATTATTGAAGAGAGTTCACCTGAAGAACTTACTGCAATAGTAGGTAAGAAAAACTCAAGAACACTTAAAGTTTTTATTGCTTCAATAATGGACTTAAGAGATACTTTAGAAGAATCAAAAATGAGATTTTTGGATCTTTTTGAAGATACTTTTGATTATAGAGCCTCTTTTGATTCCGTTCCAGACGGTTTTGACAGACAAGCAAATATCGATGAGTTTTACGGATATATCAGAGATTTCTTTATACAAAATCCTCATCTTAATTTGGAAGATTTTTTAAATGAGATTGCTTTAGAATCCGAACAGGGTGAATTAAACGATCAAGCTGTTTCAATGATGAGTATTCACTCTTCAAAAGGTTTAGAGTATAAACATATCTTTATAATAGGGCTTGAAGAGGGATTTTTTCCCATTATCGGGGAAGGAAGCAATATTGAAGAAGAGAGAAGATTAGGATATGTCGCAATTACGAGAGCAATGGACAGATTAACTCTATCTTTTGTTCACTCAAGATTTTATAAAGGTAAAAGAGCAACCTTGCTAAAAAGCAGATTCTTAAGTGAATCGGGACTTATTAAAGGCAGTTTGACTATTGAAAAACAATCTTCTTATAAAAAAGGAGATTTGGTACAACATAAAATTTTTGGAATGGGAAGAGTTCAAAAAGCATCAAAAGCTGGAAAAGATTATAAACTAACAATTAATTTTGGCGGAACTAGAAGAGATATCCTTTCATCTTTTGTTGAAAAAATCTAA
- the truB gene encoding tRNA pseudouridine(55) synthase TruB, translating into MQKRLYDNKQLNKLIVVNKPINRSSNSYLNEIKRKYRNKKAGFSGTLDPFACGCLIVAFGQYSKLFNYLKKTPKTYKAVIWLGTVSKSLDIENIDSINNEEKINEELLKKEIKNLIGIHEYYPPKFSAKKINGKRAYAMARNGEEVEMKKSKMEIFDTKFISYRHPFITFEATVSEGSYIRSLAQILLRKLERVGTLSFLNRLNEGKFKFENEKDLNPLEYLDLKENIYLGDKSYFENGKKIQKKFLKIQEEGEYIIRFDDFFSIIRIDKDEVKYMLNKVNLN; encoded by the coding sequence ATGCAAAAAAGACTTTATGATAATAAGCAGTTAAATAAATTAATTGTTGTAAATAAACCCATAAATAGAAGTTCAAACTCGTATTTAAATGAAATAAAAAGAAAATACAGAAATAAAAAAGCAGGTTTTAGCGGAACTTTAGATCCTTTTGCCTGTGGATGTTTAATTGTAGCTTTCGGTCAATACTCAAAACTTTTTAATTATCTAAAAAAAACACCAAAAACTTATAAAGCGGTAATTTGGTTGGGAACAGTATCTAAGTCTTTGGATATAGAGAATATTGATTCAATAAACAATGAAGAGAAGATAAACGAAGAGCTTTTAAAAAAAGAGATAAAAAATTTAATTGGAATACACGAATATTATCCTCCAAAATTTTCGGCAAAAAAAATCAACGGGAAAAGAGCTTATGCAATGGCTAGAAACGGTGAAGAAGTTGAAATGAAAAAATCAAAAATGGAAATTTTTGATACAAAGTTTATTTCATACAGACACCCTTTTATAACTTTTGAAGCAACAGTTAGTGAAGGCTCATATATAAGAAGTCTGGCACAAATTTTACTTAGAAAATTAGAAAGAGTAGGTACTTTAAGTTTTTTAAATAGATTAAATGAGGGTAAGTTTAAATTTGAAAATGAAAAAGATTTGAATCCTTTAGAGTATTTGGATCTAAAAGAGAATATCTATTTAGGTGATAAAAGTTATTTTGAAAACGGTAAAAAAATTCAAAAAAAATTTTTAAAGATACAAGAAGAGGGAGAGTATATAATCAGGTTTGATGATTTTTTCAGTATAATCCGAATTGATAAAGATGAAGTAAAATATATGTTAAATAAGGTAAATTTAAATTGA
- a CDS encoding 4-(cytidine 5'-diphospho)-2-C-methyl-D-erythritol kinase: MIRRSYAKVNIFLKISGKRGNYHEIVSRFVKVPSLYDLITFEEGVFETFSLVGNFGCETKKNTIYKAYEKLKENFPKIEEYFKKNCVIVNKKIPEFAGLGGGSSNAATFMLMVNEACNLELSKDELAQIGVQIGADVPFFIYEYNSANVTGIGEIVEKFEEEILDFDIITPNIKCNTAEIFTRFRDKFYKEIKKDEKEKLLNLKSKQIMKMYNIFEANDLFEPAADLYVKLNDFNKNNYFFSGSGSSFFKVKYE, translated from the coding sequence TTGATTAGAAGATCTTATGCAAAAGTCAATATTTTTTTGAAAATTTCAGGAAAAAGAGGAAATTATCACGAAATCGTCTCTAGATTTGTAAAAGTACCCTCTTTATATGATTTAATTACTTTTGAAGAAGGAGTGTTCGAAACTTTTTCATTAGTGGGAAATTTTGGATGTGAAACCAAAAAAAATACAATATATAAAGCATATGAAAAATTAAAAGAGAATTTTCCTAAAATTGAAGAATATTTTAAAAAAAATTGTGTAATAGTAAATAAAAAGATTCCTGAGTTCGCAGGTCTTGGCGGAGGAAGTTCAAACGCCGCAACTTTTATGCTTATGGTAAATGAAGCTTGTAATTTAGAACTTTCTAAAGATGAATTAGCACAAATAGGTGTTCAAATAGGAGCAGACGTTCCTTTTTTTATATATGAATATAACAGTGCAAATGTAACGGGAATCGGTGAAATCGTAGAAAAGTTTGAAGAAGAGATTTTAGATTTTGATATTATAACTCCTAATATCAAATGTAACACGGCAGAGATTTTTACAAGATTTAGAGATAAATTTTATAAAGAAATTAAAAAAGATGAAAAAGAAAAGCTGCTAAATTTAAAATCTAAGCAGATTATGAAGATGTATAATATCTTTGAAGCCAACGATCTTTTTGAACCTGCGGCGGATTTATATGTGAAATTAAATGATTTTAATAAAAACAACTATTTCTTCAGCGGCAGCGGGAGTTCTTTTTTTAAGGTAAAATATGAGTAA
- the smpB gene encoding SsrA-binding protein SmpB produces the protein MSKKEVKKNLVFKNRKAFHDYEILDTLEVGVVLEGSEVKAARQGRVNLKDSHIRIIKNEVFVLNMHITHLSTTHSTYRPDEKRARKLLLHRKEIEKLYSKVTKDGITLVPLKLYFNSKNIIKMQIATARGKKLHDKREDLKQKTMKREAQQALKNFR, from the coding sequence ATGAGTAAAAAAGAAGTAAAAAAAAATTTAGTATTTAAAAACAGAAAAGCTTTCCATGATTATGAGATATTAGATACTCTTGAAGTAGGAGTAGTTTTAGAAGGAAGTGAAGTAAAAGCTGCAAGGCAAGGAAGAGTGAATTTAAAAGATTCACATATTAGAATTATAAAAAATGAAGTTTTTGTTTTAAATATGCATATTACACATTTAAGTACGACTCACAGTACCTACCGACCTGATGAAAAAAGAGCAAGAAAACTTTTGCTTCATAGAAAAGAGATAGAAAAACTTTACTCAAAAGTTACAAAAGACGGAATAACATTGGTTCCTCTTAAATTGTATTTTAATTCAAAAAATATAATAAAAATGCAAATAGCAACTGCCAGAGGTAAAAAACTTCATGATAAAAGAGAAGATTTAAAACAAAAAACAATGAAGAGAGAAGCTCAACAAGCTCTTAAAAATTTCAGATAA